In one window of Arachis ipaensis cultivar K30076 chromosome B06, Araip1.1, whole genome shotgun sequence DNA:
- the LOC107646259 gene encoding long-chain-alcohol oxidase FAO2-like, translating to MEDGKSCHPLLRGGNKREKGYSHGLSSSQMQVMASFCEALLPSLPLNKEQNLQHNHALSAFYNISGSQAPFPDETAEIMIKRALPEAWSLVSWVLWILSFRFGTLLLCGKDCLEWKWPFIHKFSEIPLNKREEILKKWSRENNWTPLRIVFVFIKLVSFYNFFTRTDGSGHNPAWEAMGYKVDTRQKLTHKERPLQKGIVETMYENDSTLIQSLTEKGLEVTEDLEHNSYNIKCDVVIVGSGCGGGVAAAILANSGLKVIVLEKGEYFVSEDYSSFEGPSTNELYESGGIMSSVDGKMMILAGSTVGGGSAINWSACIRTPDPVLKEWSEKYKIPLFGSSNYQSAMDAVCKRIGVTPQCAKESFQNQILREGCKKVDLKVESVAINASADHYCGSCCYGCRTGDKKGTDSTWLVDAVANGAVILAGCKAEKFILEDGKNGLKKKKCRGVIAAATWRSKVSKKLRIESKVSISSCGSLSTPPLLISSGLQNPYIGKNLRLHPVQFAWGYFPEDMTNFSGTNYEGGIITSIHKEFAEDSTPKFIIEAPALGPGSFSALVPWVSGLNAKDRLAKYARTAHLFALVRDQGSGEVKAEGRVSYRLDQVDKESLRIGLRKALRILVAAGAVEVGTYRSDGQRIKCKGIKEEDFEEFLDTVTVAGGPSSRNELWTLFTTAHQMASCRMGATKDDGALDENGESWEAEGLYVCDASVFPNAVGVNPMITIQSTAYCIATKIAESLMNEM from the exons ATGGAAGATGGAAAGAGTTGTCACCCTCTTCTGAGAGGAGGTAACAAAAGAGAGAAAGGTTACAGCCATGGCCTATCTTCCTCTCAGATGCAAGTAATGGCTTCCTTCTGTGAGGCCCTATTGCCTTCTCTCCCATTAAACAAGGAACAAAACCTGCAACACAATCATGCACTTTCAGCTTTCTACAATATCTCTGGTTCTCAGGCTCCATTTCCTGATGag ACTGCAGAGATCATGATCAAGAGGGCATTACCAGAAGCATGGTCCCTAGTTAGCTGGGTTCTGTGGATTCTTTCATTCAGGTTTGGAACATTGTTGCTTTGTGGAAAGGATTGCTTGGAATGGAAGTGGCCTTTCATCCACAAATTCTCTGAGATTCCATTGAACAAAAGAGAAGAAATTCTCAAGAAATGGTCAAGGGAGAACAATTGGACACCTCTAAGGATAGTGTTTGTGTTCATCAAACTTGTTTCCTTCTACAATTTCTTCACAAGG ACTGATGGAAGCGGGCATAATCCTGCATGGGAAGCAATGGGGTACAAAGTGGACACCAGACAGAAGTTAACACATAAGGAGAGGCCTCTACAGAAGGGGATAGTAGAAACTATGTATGAAAATGATTCTACTTTAATCCAGTCTCTCACCGAAAAGGGCCTTGAAGTCACTGAAGATCTAGAGCACAATTCATACAACATCAAATGTGATGTTGTCATTGTTGGCTCTGGCTGTGGTGGAGGAGTTGCGGCTGCAATTCTCGCAAACTCGGGTCTGAAAGTGATTGTCCTAGAGAAAGGAGAGTATTTTGTTTCTGAAGATTATTCTTCCTTTGAAGGTCCATCCACGAATGAGCTTTATGAATCAGGTGGAATCATGTCAAGTGTCGACGGGAAGATGATGATCTTGGCTGGTTCAACAGTTGGTGGAGGCTCAGCTATAAACTGGTCTGCATGCATCAGAACACCTGATCCTGTTCTGAAGGAATGGTCTGAAAAATATAAAATCCCACTTTTTGGAAGCTCTAATTATCAATCTGCAATGGATGCAGTATGCAAAAGGATTGGGGTGACACCACAATGCGCAAAAGAAAgctttcaaaatcaaattctcCGAGAAGGATGCAAGAAAGTTGACTTAAAAGTTGAGTCAGTTGCAATAAACGCTTCAGCAGATCATTATTGTGGCTCATGCTGCTATGGTTGTAGAACTGGAGATAAGAAGGGCACTGACTCTACTTGGTTGGTTGATGCTGTTGCGAACGGAGCAGTGATCCTCGCCGGATGTAAAGCTGAGAAGTTCATATTGGAAGATGGAAAGAATGGACTGAAGAAAAAGAAATGCAGAGGAGTAATTGCTGCAGCCACTTGGAGGAGTAAGGTCTCAAAGAAGCTCCGAATTGAATCCAAGGTATCTATTTCATCATGTGGCTCTCTCTCCACACCTCCTCTATTGATTTCAAGTGGCCTGCAAAATCCATACATTGGGAAGAACCTCCGGCTACACCCAGTCCAATTCGCTTGGGGGTACTTCCCGGAAGACATGACAAATTTCAGTGGAACTAACTATGAGGGAGGAATCATAACTTCAAtccacaaagaatttgcagaGGATTCCACCCCAAAATTCATTATAGAAGCACCTGCTCTAGGACCCGGATCATTTTCAGCATTGGTTCCTTGGGTCTCAGGGCTCAATGCAAAAGACAGGTTGGCAAAGTATGCAAGAACTGCGCACCTTTTTGCATTGGTAAGAGACCAGGGTTCAGGAGAAGTAAAGGCTGAAGGCAGAGTTTCTTACAGACTTGACCAAGTGGACAAAGAAAGCCTTAGAATTGGATTGAGGAAAGCCTTGAGGATCTTGGTTGCAGCCGGAGCTGTAGAAGTGGGCACTTACAGGAGCGATGGCCAAAGAATCAAATGCAAAGGGATCAAGGAGGAAGATTTTGAGGAGTTTCTGGACACAGTCACAGTGGCTGGTGGTCCAAGCTCAAGGAATGAACTTTGGACTCTTTTCACTACTGCACATCAGATGGCAAGTTGTAGGATGGGCGCCACCAAAGATGACGGCGCACTCGATGAAAATGGTGAGAGTTGGGAAGCAGAAGGGTTGTATGTGTGTGATGCAAGTGTGTTTCCCAATGCTGTCGGTGTCAACCCCATGATAACAATTCAGTCCACAGCATATTGTATTGCCACTAAGATTGCAGAATCACTGATGAATGAGATGTAG